Proteins encoded together in one Polaribacter reichenbachii window:
- the fucP gene encoding L-fucose:H+ symporter permease, which yields MKNSSKPPVVSKEILIPFILVTSLFALWGFANAVTDPMVQAFKKVLELSNSQAAWVQMAFYGGYFCMALPAAMFMRKYSYKVGILIGLGLYATGALLFYPAAITEQFWFFCLGLYILTFGLAFLETAANPYALSMGAKETATQRLNLAQAFNPIGLIVGLFVAQQFVLKNLQSDDIKDFSTLDEASKILIKTSDLLVIRNPYVILGLVLIGIFILFLISKMPQSKDEGKMPRIGDTFKSLFRNKKYALGVMAQIFHMGCLIMCWTYIYQYSEAIGIDAVTAGYYQMVAFVLFTIGRTVGTYLLRFVSSGKLLMYFALMGIVFTFGAIVIEGIVGLYSLVAVSFCMSLMFPTIYGIALGDLTEEQSKVGSAGLIMAIVGGALMPKLQGIIIDFGGNKVNDIKILGVSEINFSFILPLLCFLFISWYGLYVYKGFNIKFTDL from the coding sequence ATGAAAAACTCGTCTAAACCACCTGTAGTTTCTAAAGAAATTTTAATTCCATTTATATTAGTAACTTCTTTATTTGCCCTTTGGGGTTTTGCAAATGCAGTTACAGATCCTATGGTACAAGCATTTAAAAAAGTTTTAGAATTATCAAATTCACAAGCTGCATGGGTACAAATGGCTTTTTATGGCGGTTACTTTTGTATGGCCTTACCAGCTGCAATGTTTATGAGAAAATATTCTTATAAAGTGGGTATTTTAATTGGTTTAGGTTTGTATGCAACAGGCGCCTTATTATTTTATCCTGCTGCAATTACAGAACAATTTTGGTTTTTCTGTTTAGGTTTGTACATCTTAACTTTTGGTTTGGCTTTTTTAGAAACAGCTGCAAACCCGTATGCTTTATCAATGGGAGCTAAAGAAACAGCAACACAACGTTTAAATTTAGCTCAAGCATTTAATCCTATTGGGTTAATTGTGGGTTTATTTGTTGCCCAACAATTTGTTTTAAAAAATTTACAGTCAGATGATATTAAAGATTTTAGTACACTTGATGAAGCTTCAAAAATTTTAATAAAAACTTCAGATCTATTAGTAATAAGAAACCCGTATGTAATTTTAGGATTGGTACTAATTGGGATTTTTATTTTGTTTTTAATAAGTAAAATGCCACAATCTAAAGATGAAGGTAAAATGCCAAGAATAGGAGATACCTTTAAATCTCTTTTTAGAAATAAAAAATACGCTTTAGGTGTTATGGCACAAATATTTCATATGGGATGCCTTATCATGTGTTGGACATATATTTATCAATATTCTGAGGCTATTGGAATAGATGCAGTTACTGCAGGTTATTATCAAATGGTTGCTTTTGTTTTGTTCACTATTGGTCGTACTGTAGGTACTTATTTATTAAGATTTGTAAGTTCTGGAAAATTATTAATGTACTTTGCTTTAATGGGTATTGTATTTACATTTGGCGCTATTGTAATAGAAGGCATAGTAGGCTTGTATAGCCTGGTTGCAGTCTCATTTTGTATGTCTTTAATGTTTCCTACAATATACGGTATTGCATTAGGAGATTTAACAGAAGAACAATCTAAAGTAGGTTCTGCTGGATTAATTATGGCAATTGTTGGTGGTGCGTTAATGCCAAAACTACAAGGTATTATTATAGATTTTGGAGGTAATAAAGTAAATGATATTAAAATTTTAGGGGTTTCAGAAATTAATTTTTCTTTTATTTTACCTCTGTTATGCTTTCTGTTTATCTCTTGGTATGGACTGTATGTTTATAAAGGGTTTAATATTAAATTTACTGATTTATAA
- a CDS encoding metallophosphoesterase family protein, giving the protein MTKNNFSNALPGLLVLLFILTACHKKNDNKEANIKIAFLSDVHLGDIYGSFQDNDYNGVLNPLTGKYTLARTMGAQLKSTRLFNENYFAFLAALDDVAKRGVKYVVLPGDFSDDGQLINIRGLKRILNSYREKYDIQFITTTGNHDPVKPFYQDAGKIDFLGIGGKSQAIFSKRELFTQKTEDDLEPVITEDIAKLGYQGVLNELKDFGFFPKKNDVYWETPFTNYSYKNYDFKEAEKQAEITNRTYKLPETQQTIPDVSYLVEPADNLWFLAIDANVYVPKEMLNENNNNPENFNGASIGYNNVLTHKVHLLKWIKSVTKRANDLGKTLIVFSHYPMVDFNDDATSEMKALFGANKMQLHRVPNHTVAQALSEAGVKVHFGGHMHINDTGIRNFKNGKSLINIQIPSLAAYIPGYKLLTLKSHSNFEVETIVIDAVPNFNSLFPLYKQEHEYLSSKNNAVIWNKDVLKAKTYKEFTTWHLEELVRLRFLKSDWPEAFKKVMLNATGKDLLLKAFKNEAELNKQNLSLVSFENWTGLDMINDFYKLRSADKLAFTDIKKPRLKAYKELCNSLKKSNHKELKLWATIFLKTMNGKPANHFKIDLESYTITTVNPLY; this is encoded by the coding sequence ATGACTAAAAATAATTTTTCAAATGCTTTACCTGGCTTATTAGTCCTTTTGTTTATTTTAACAGCTTGCCATAAAAAGAACGATAACAAAGAAGCAAATATTAAAATCGCATTCTTATCCGATGTGCATTTGGGGGATATTTATGGCAGTTTTCAAGATAATGATTATAACGGTGTTTTAAACCCTTTAACAGGAAAATACACCTTAGCCAGAACTATGGGAGCGCAGTTAAAATCTACGAGGCTTTTTAACGAAAACTATTTTGCTTTTTTAGCAGCTTTAGACGATGTGGCAAAACGCGGTGTTAAATATGTGGTATTACCTGGCGATTTTAGCGACGATGGACAACTAATAAATATTAGAGGATTAAAACGAATTCTGAATAGCTACCGCGAAAAGTATGACATTCAGTTTATAACCACCACAGGAAATCACGATCCTGTAAAACCCTTTTATCAAGATGCCGGAAAAATCGATTTTTTAGGTATAGGAGGGAAATCTCAAGCAATTTTTAGCAAACGAGAGCTATTTACACAAAAAACCGAAGATGATTTAGAACCGGTAATAACAGAAGATATTGCGAAGTTGGGTTACCAAGGTGTGTTAAACGAATTAAAAGATTTTGGTTTCTTTCCTAAAAAAAACGATGTGTATTGGGAAACACCATTTACCAACTATTCCTATAAAAATTATGATTTTAAGGAAGCAGAAAAACAAGCTGAAATAACTAATAGAACATATAAATTACCAGAAACACAACAAACTATTCCTGATGTTTCGTATTTAGTTGAACCTGCCGATAATTTATGGTTTTTGGCTATAGATGCTAATGTTTATGTTCCAAAGGAAATGCTTAATGAAAACAATAATAATCCCGAGAATTTTAATGGCGCAAGTATTGGTTACAATAATGTTTTAACCCATAAAGTACATTTACTAAAATGGATTAAATCTGTAACTAAAAGAGCAAATGATTTAGGTAAAACCCTAATTGTATTTAGCCATTACCCAATGGTCGATTTTAATGATGATGCTACATCAGAAATGAAAGCGCTATTTGGAGCCAATAAAATGCAGTTACACAGAGTGCCAAACCATACCGTTGCTCAAGCACTTTCAGAGGCAGGCGTAAAGGTTCATTTTGGGGGGCATATGCACATTAATGATACTGGGATTCGAAATTTTAAGAACGGAAAGTCACTTATAAACATTCAAATACCATCATTAGCAGCATACATTCCAGGATATAAATTACTTACACTTAAGTCGCATTCTAATTTTGAGGTGGAAACTATTGTTATAGATGCTGTTCCTAATTTTAATTCGTTATTTCCGTTGTATAAGCAAGAACACGAATATTTGTCGTCTAAAAATAATGCTGTAATTTGGAATAAAGACGTTTTAAAAGCAAAAACCTATAAAGAATTTACAACTTGGCATTTAGAAGAATTAGTACGCTTACGTTTTTTAAAAAGCGATTGGCCAGAAGCCTTTAAAAAGGTTATGTTAAATGCTACAGGTAAAGATTTATTATTAAAAGCATTTAAAAATGAAGCCGAATTAAATAAACAAAATTTAAGTTTAGTTTCTTTTGAAAATTGGACAGGTTTAGATATGATTAATGATTTTTACAAGCTCAGAAGCGCCGATAAATTGGCTTTTACAGATATTAAAAAACCTCGTTTAAAGGCTTATAAAGAGCTTTGTAATAGCTTAAAGAAATCTAATCATAAAGAATTAAAGCTTTGGGCTACCATATTTTTAAAAACTATGAATGGCAAACCCGCTAATCATTTTAAAATAGATTTAGAATCTTACACTATAACCACTGTTAATCCATTATATTAG
- a CDS encoding hybrid sensor histidine kinase/response regulator transcription factor, with translation MKKYIALIICFIPFFVGNAQNLKFEHYNDTDGLSHNSVRHIVQDKHGFLWLGTFSGLNRFDGYQFKSYLSSSLDNNELLNDDITDLELDEASNNLWIGTRKGLTLFKTDTRTFSTFLPEKDNPNSLTDEEIRSVHVDKFKRVWVGTKTAGVFLFYPEENRFEKIDLPGFEYIKEIFEDKKGNIWIGSFGSGSIARISLDTKGGISELVTYSLNIPNSNDKNPYVNFIYEDANSSIFVGTRVGLYKLDSETNTFSNLYIESKTVRENLGPYFLSVARAPDGKYWVGTLGGLLVCNQLEDISKGYFQWHYSILSDDTSLVDNLISALYFDASGVLWIGTEDGLDKYDPYENQFNLNKDISLYIDNQAPRVRGFSKTFDDNVIVATWHNGLFISEDKNFSPLHNTKYNIASIYSTDGKIFYCGLWSGKILVYNYIKNSSKVVNIGFVNNPIFTFVKYDETTIIAGAYGGAKVLDAKTLQPKKTHGLLLPNFNINKIIKNNNNLWFATEAGLLKYNFITKITKQYSHEPNNKFTLPHENVSDVFIDENNNLWAATRKGLALYSSDKDNFKTISELKEYEGKWITNITADNTGDLWLNMNNNTIVKYSVSAKTVNAYHVNSGNRLDVFSSSGFYNFNNTHIYVAGKEGVIWFSPYTIKENKYSPKPIITEFKVQNKEVFPGDNINGQVPFTKDLNFGKEATLDYMNRNFSIQFSTPSYTNERLNKFQYMLEGFDKQWIDTNNESRTVQYTNLYANDYVFKVRSSNSDGNWSEVSSYKIKVLQTFWLTYKGISIIILLLIFLVYFLRKQIKIRFNLKQELLLEKVKRERDEKLNNEKLRFFTNISHELRTPLTLILGPVKQLLDQEGINAYTRSRGDLINQNANRLLRLVNQILDFRRAETGELKLKISKVDILTGTKNIFNSFIELSQTKNINFNINIEEKNLECWIDMDKYNKILYNLLSNAMKFTNNYGNVDLFIGFKGKKNKKLIIEVSDDGIGIPLESQEKIFTRFYQAQNSKDNTTGTGIGLSFVKALINIHKGKIKVQSTPNEGSIFTVELPVFLGAFSDDDIFNFTVSKANEEKLVSINQVAQSYTNIKVKKAKTNVDIKHKILVIEDNPELRKYVVEYLSDFYKVYEAENGKEGLEVCRKIKPALCVADVMMPVMDGFHFVEELKTDENISHIAVILLTALAENENRIKGYEIGVDGYLVKPFDPALLKTRIDNIIKIHFDLKQKFSGDPESDVISLAHSQIDIDLISKIKDIIETNISNPELTSSYLCKELGMSSSKFYRKITQLTDMSPNEFIRTIRLKKSAKLLKTKNYNVSEVANMVGFNDPLYFSRCFKKQFGHAPSTLIK, from the coding sequence ATGAAGAAGTATATTGCCTTAATTATTTGTTTTATTCCTTTTTTTGTTGGTAATGCTCAAAATTTAAAATTCGAACATTATAACGATACAGATGGTTTATCTCATAATTCTGTTAGACATATTGTACAAGATAAACATGGTTTTTTGTGGCTAGGTACATTTTCAGGATTAAATCGTTTTGATGGCTATCAATTTAAATCATATTTAAGTTCATCGTTAGATAACAATGAATTATTAAATGATGATATAACAGATTTAGAACTCGATGAGGCTTCTAATAATTTATGGATAGGCACAAGAAAAGGCTTAACTCTTTTTAAAACAGATACAAGAACATTTAGCACCTTTTTACCAGAAAAAGATAATCCGAATAGCTTAACTGACGAGGAAATTCGTTCGGTTCATGTCGATAAGTTTAAACGAGTTTGGGTGGGTACAAAAACAGCCGGTGTGTTTTTGTTTTATCCAGAAGAAAACCGTTTCGAAAAAATTGATTTACCAGGGTTTGAATATATTAAAGAGATTTTCGAAGACAAAAAAGGAAATATTTGGATTGGTAGTTTTGGTTCAGGATCTATAGCACGAATTTCTTTAGATACTAAAGGTGGTATTTCAGAACTTGTAACATATTCTTTAAACATACCAAATTCAAATGATAAAAACCCTTATGTGAATTTTATTTACGAAGATGCGAATTCAAGCATATTCGTGGGTACAAGAGTTGGTTTGTATAAATTAGATAGTGAAACAAATACCTTTAGCAATTTATATATAGAAAGTAAAACCGTACGCGAAAATCTTGGTCCGTATTTTTTATCTGTTGCTCGTGCTCCAGATGGTAAGTATTGGGTAGGAACCTTGGGTGGTCTTTTGGTTTGTAATCAATTAGAAGACATCTCTAAAGGATATTTTCAATGGCATTATTCTATACTTTCCGATGATACATCTTTAGTAGATAACCTTATATCTGCGCTATATTTTGATGCTTCTGGTGTTTTATGGATTGGTACCGAAGATGGTTTAGATAAGTATGATCCTTATGAAAATCAATTCAACTTAAATAAAGATATTTCATTATATATAGACAATCAAGCGCCAAGAGTTAGAGGGTTTTCTAAAACTTTTGATGATAATGTTATAGTCGCTACATGGCACAACGGACTTTTTATTTCTGAAGATAAAAATTTTTCTCCGCTACACAACACCAAATATAATATAGCTAGTATTTATTCTACCGATGGTAAAATATTTTATTGTGGTTTATGGAGTGGTAAAATATTGGTCTATAACTATATTAAAAATAGCTCTAAAGTAGTAAATATTGGATTTGTAAATAACCCCATATTTACATTTGTAAAATATGATGAAACAACAATTATAGCCGGTGCTTATGGAGGTGCCAAGGTTTTAGATGCTAAAACATTACAGCCTAAAAAAACACATGGTTTATTATTACCAAATTTTAACATCAACAAAATAATTAAAAATAATAATAACCTATGGTTTGCCACAGAGGCAGGGTTGTTAAAATATAATTTCATTACAAAAATTACAAAGCAATATAGTCATGAACCTAATAACAAATTTACTTTGCCTCATGAAAATGTGAGCGATGTGTTTATTGATGAAAATAATAATTTATGGGCAGCAACTCGCAAAGGATTAGCCTTGTATAGTTCTGATAAAGACAATTTTAAAACAATATCCGAATTAAAAGAGTACGAAGGTAAATGGATTACAAATATTACTGCAGATAATACAGGCGATCTGTGGTTAAATATGAATAATAATACCATTGTAAAATACAGTGTTTCGGCTAAAACTGTAAATGCTTATCATGTAAATAGCGGTAATAGATTAGATGTTTTTAGCTCTAGCGGTTTTTATAATTTTAATAATACACATATTTATGTAGCCGGTAAAGAAGGGGTTATTTGGTTTTCTCCTTATACTATTAAAGAAAATAAGTACTCTCCAAAACCTATAATTACAGAATTTAAAGTTCAGAATAAAGAAGTATTTCCTGGTGATAATATTAATGGCCAAGTTCCGTTTACAAAAGATTTAAACTTCGGTAAAGAGGCTACATTAGATTATATGAATAGAAACTTTTCAATTCAGTTTTCTACACCATCTTATACCAATGAAAGGCTGAACAAGTTTCAATACATGTTAGAAGGTTTTGACAAGCAATGGATAGATACAAACAATGAATCTAGAACAGTACAATACACCAACTTGTATGCTAACGATTACGTTTTTAAAGTTAGATCTAGTAATAGTGATGGTAATTGGAGTGAGGTTTCATCGTATAAAATTAAAGTACTACAAACATTTTGGTTAACCTATAAAGGGATTTCCATCATTATATTATTACTTATATTTTTGGTTTATTTTTTAAGAAAGCAAATTAAAATACGTTTTAACTTAAAACAAGAACTGTTATTAGAAAAAGTAAAACGAGAACGTGACGAGAAGTTGAATAACGAAAAATTGCGTTTTTTTACTAATATATCTCATGAGTTAAGAACACCATTAACATTAATATTAGGTCCTGTAAAACAATTACTAGATCAAGAAGGTATAAATGCTTATACAAGAAGTAGAGGCGATTTAATAAACCAAAATGCCAATCGGTTACTAAGACTCGTAAATCAAATTTTAGACTTTAGAAGAGCAGAAACTGGAGAATTAAAGCTTAAAATTTCTAAAGTAGATATTTTAACGGGTACCAAAAATATCTTTAATTCTTTTATAGAATTATCTCAAACAAAAAACATCAACTTTAATATAAATATTGAAGAAAAAAACTTAGAATGTTGGATAGATATGGATAAGTATAATAAAATATTATATAACTTATTATCTAATGCGATGAAGTTTACAAATAATTATGGAAACGTAGATTTGTTTATAGGTTTTAAAGGAAAAAAGAATAAAAAACTGATTATAGAGGTAAGTGATGATGGTATTGGAATTCCTTTAGAAAGTCAAGAAAAAATATTTACACGATTTTACCAAGCGCAAAATAGTAAAGATAATACCACCGGAACCGGTATTGGTTTGTCTTTTGTTAAGGCTTTAATTAATATTCATAAAGGAAAAATTAAAGTACAAAGTACACCAAATGAAGGCAGTATTTTTACGGTAGAATTACCTGTTTTTTTAGGCGCTTTTTCTGATGATGATATATTTAATTTTACAGTTTCTAAAGCAAACGAAGAAAAATTAGTTTCTATTAACCAAGTGGCACAATCTTATACAAACATAAAGGTAAAAAAGGCAAAAACCAATGTAGATATAAAGCATAAAATATTGGTGATTGAAGATAATCCTGAGTTACGAAAATATGTGGTTGAATATTTATCTGATTTTTACAAAGTTTATGAAGCCGAAAACGGTAAGGAAGGTTTAGAAGTTTGCAGAAAAATAAAACCAGCACTATGCGTTGCAGATGTTATGATGCCGGTCATGGATGGTTTTCACTTTGTAGAAGAATTAAAAACAGATGAAAATATAAGTCATATAGCTGTTATTTTACTCACAGCATTAGCCGAAAATGAAAATAGAATAAAAGGTTACGAAATTGGGGTAGATGGTTATTTGGTAAAACCTTTTGACCCAGCGCTACTTAAAACAAGAATAGATAATATTATAAAAATTCATTTCGATTTAAAACAAAAATTTTCTGGAGATCCAGAAAGTGATGTAATATCATTAGCGCATTCTCAAATAGATATCGATTTAATTTCAAAAATTAAAGATATTATAGAAACAAATATTAGTAATCCAGAATTAACTTCGAGCTATTTATGTAAAGAGTTAGGTATGAGTTCTTCTAAATTTTATAGAAAAATTACACAATTAACAGACATGTCTCCTAATGAATTTATAAGAACTATTCGTTTAAAAAAATCTGCAAAACTTCTTAAAACAAAAAATTACAACGTTTCTGAAGTTGCCAATATGGTTGGTTTTAATGATCCTTTATATTTTAGTAGATGTTTTAAAAAACAGTTTGGTCACGCCCCAAGTACTTTAATAAAGTAG
- a CDS encoding glycosyl hydrolase 115 family protein, which yields MKKTNKMFKTKYHSLLLLFLVLSNNLDAQQLFTIVSAEVKASILIDKKDAKVVDIAARILVRDIQNISNKTIKINTVGKFSIIAGTLGKSKWIDDLVSKQKIEVSQVQGKWETYKIEVVDNPLKGIDKALVIVGSDRRATAYGLLEVSRMLNVSPWEWWADVTPDKKEELVLTINSKIYGEPSVKYRGVFLNDEDWGLQRWAALNYEPETGDIGPKTYAKVFELLLRLRANTIWPAMHKSTKAFYHYPENKVVADNYAIVIGSSHAEPMLSNINTEWDHEAMGEYRYDTNAEVIKKLFKKRAKETAKYDGIYTVGMRGEHDSPMIVGEDDTDSQVKLLERVIRDQRAILKQETKKDPTTTPQAFVPYKEVLNYYQSGLNLPEDITLVWTDDNYGYIRQLSNPEEQKRKGGAGVYYHTSYWGRPHDYLWLNSSNPVLMWEEMAKAFEFKSKDLWILNCGDIKPHEYSIELFLDMAWNMDNFEKSTAVKTHMNTWATREFGTESATEITNVLYENNRLSYIRRPEFMAWSQVEPVTKAGKTELTQFHYSDEVSARIDSHKKLVKTTEDLYKTIRNNRKDAFYQLVYYPIIGASKLNEKWLYSFKNKFTAKQGRVSANTFGDLSRAAFKRIEKETNYYNTELQNGKWNHIMTMTPRFLPVFSQPATSHIETEEQATLGLALEGYQMEVNDKIVNSYADVLPVFNSYTNSTYFIDVFVKGSGSINWEAKPKVDWIKLSESKGTLNSASGTPEKRIWVSIDWDKVPKGENKKEAPLGHDFQLIPPSFKVNSAIDFISEGKTTSIGVSVYNPKFEDLKNYNGFVEDKGYVSINAEHFTRKEKGKAANWTVFEGLGYTNNVITTLPRNAKPVVNIADILKHSPVLEYDFYSFNFGEVAVNLQAVPTHAPHAEYGVRVAVAIDNAAPVIVNFQTFGRSDIWKQNVLKNAAVQKVSQIVNKAGKHTLKVWMVDPGVMLDQILIDLGGWKSSYAFPKETKIIN from the coding sequence ATGAAAAAAACAAATAAAATGTTTAAAACTAAGTATCATAGTCTGCTATTGTTGTTCCTTGTTTTGTCGAATAATTTAGATGCACAACAGTTGTTTACTATTGTTTCTGCAGAAGTAAAAGCAAGTATTCTAATCGATAAAAAGGATGCTAAAGTAGTAGACATTGCTGCTCGTATTTTAGTGCGCGATATTCAAAATATTTCTAATAAAACGATTAAGATAAACACCGTTGGTAAGTTTTCCATTATTGCTGGAACCTTGGGCAAAAGTAAATGGATTGATGATTTAGTTTCAAAACAAAAAATAGAGGTTTCTCAAGTACAAGGAAAATGGGAGACTTATAAAATTGAAGTTGTAGACAACCCTTTAAAAGGCATTGACAAAGCCTTGGTTATTGTGGGATCCGATAGAAGAGCAACGGCATATGGATTGTTAGAAGTATCCAGAATGTTAAACGTTTCGCCTTGGGAATGGTGGGCCGATGTTACCCCCGATAAAAAAGAGGAGTTAGTACTAACTATCAATTCAAAAATATATGGAGAACCTTCGGTAAAATATAGAGGTGTATTTTTAAATGATGAAGATTGGGGTTTGCAACGTTGGGCTGCTTTAAATTACGAACCAGAAACGGGTGATATTGGTCCAAAAACCTATGCCAAAGTATTTGAATTATTACTGCGTTTACGCGCTAACACCATTTGGCCTGCAATGCATAAAAGTACCAAAGCCTTTTACCATTACCCAGAAAATAAAGTGGTGGCAGACAATTATGCCATTGTTATAGGTAGCTCGCATGCAGAACCTATGTTAAGCAATATAAACACCGAATGGGATCATGAAGCTATGGGAGAATATCGATATGATACCAATGCTGAAGTGATTAAAAAATTATTTAAAAAACGAGCTAAAGAAACCGCAAAATACGATGGTATTTATACAGTTGGTATGCGTGGTGAACATGATTCGCCAATGATTGTTGGTGAAGATGATACCGACTCACAAGTAAAACTTTTAGAGCGCGTTATTAGAGATCAAAGAGCTATTTTAAAACAAGAAACTAAAAAAGATCCAACAACTACTCCACAAGCTTTTGTACCTTATAAAGAGGTCTTAAATTATTACCAAAGCGGACTAAACTTACCTGAAGATATTACGCTAGTTTGGACCGATGATAACTATGGTTATATACGTCAATTAAGTAATCCGGAAGAGCAAAAACGTAAAGGTGGTGCGGGTGTTTACTACCATACATCGTATTGGGGAAGACCACATGATTATTTATGGTTAAACTCTTCAAACCCTGTTTTAATGTGGGAAGAAATGGCGAAAGCTTTCGAGTTTAAATCAAAAGATTTATGGATTCTAAATTGTGGTGATATTAAACCTCATGAGTACAGCATAGAGTTATTTTTAGACATGGCCTGGAATATGGATAATTTTGAAAAAAGTACAGCCGTAAAAACACATATGAATACTTGGGCAACAAGAGAATTTGGAACCGAATCTGCCACAGAAATCACCAATGTTTTATACGAAAATAACAGGTTATCTTATATTAGACGCCCTGAGTTTATGGCATGGAGTCAAGTAGAACCTGTAACTAAAGCAGGCAAAACCGAGTTAACTCAATTTCATTATAGTGATGAGGTTTCAGCACGTATTGATAGTCATAAAAAACTAGTTAAAACCACCGAGGATTTATACAAAACCATACGCAATAATCGTAAAGATGCTTTCTATCAGTTGGTATATTACCCCATAATTGGAGCATCAAAACTAAATGAGAAATGGTTATATAGTTTTAAAAATAAATTTACGGCAAAACAAGGTCGAGTAAGTGCAAATACCTTTGGCGATTTATCTAGAGCGGCGTTTAAACGCATAGAAAAAGAAACCAATTATTATAATACAGAACTACAAAACGGAAAATGGAACCATATTATGACCATGACACCGCGTTTTTTACCTGTTTTCTCACAACCTGCAACCTCACATATTGAAACCGAAGAGCAAGCAACTTTAGGTTTGGCCTTAGAAGGTTATCAAATGGAAGTGAATGATAAAATTGTAAATAGTTATGCCGATGTTTTACCTGTGTTTAATAGCTATACCAACAGCACTTACTTTATAGATGTTTTTGTAAAGGGGAGTGGCAGTATTAATTGGGAAGCAAAACCAAAAGTAGATTGGATTAAATTATCGGAAAGTAAAGGTACGCTAAACTCAGCTTCAGGTACACCCGAAAAACGTATTTGGGTTAGTATAGATTGGGATAAAGTGCCCAAAGGTGAAAATAAAAAGGAAGCCCCACTTGGTCACGATTTTCAGTTAATTCCGCCTAGTTTTAAAGTGAATAGTGCCATCGATTTTATATCCGAAGGAAAAACAACAAGCATTGGCGTTTCAGTTTACAATCCTAAATTCGAAGACTTAAAAAACTACAACGGTTTTGTTGAAGATAAAGGATATGTGTCTATTAACGCAGAACATTTCACCCGAAAGGAAAAAGGTAAAGCAGCTAATTGGACTGTTTTTGAAGGTTTAGGATATACCAATAATGTGATAACAACATTACCAAGAAACGCAAAACCAGTGGTGAATATAGCCGATATTTTAAAGCATAGCCCTGTTTTAGAATACGATTTTTATAGCTTTAATTTTGGTGAAGTAGCCGTAAATCTTCAAGCGGTACCTACGCATGCACCTCATGCAGAATATGGCGTGCGTGTGGCAGTTGCCATAGATAATGCAGCGCCTGTTATTGTAAATTTTCAAACCTTTGGACGTAGTGATATATGGAAACAAAATGTACTTAAAAACGCCGCAGTACAAAAGGTGTCCCAAATTGTAAATAAAGCCGGAAAACATACTTTAAAAGTTTGGATGGTAGATCCTGGCGTAATGTTAGATCAAATTTTAATAGACTTAGGCGGTTGGAAATCGAGCTATGCTTTTCCTAAGGAAACAAAAATAATAAATTAA